The nucleotide sequence AAGAAGCGTGATCATCGCAAGCTTGGTCGCGAGCTGAAGATGTTCACTTTCAACCGCGAAGTAGGGCAAGGCCTACCGCTGTGGCTTCCGTACGGCGCGAAAGTAAGACAAACGTTGGAGCGTTATATTGTTGATCTAGAAGAAAAGCTTGGGTATTCTCATGTGTATACTCCTGTACTTGCGAATGTTGAGCTTTATAAAATTTCCGGTCACTGGGAGCACTATCAAGAAGACATGTTCCCTCCAATGGAGATGGATAATGAAGAGCTTGTACTTCGTCCGATGAACTGCCCGCACCACATGATGGTCTATAAGAGTGAGATGCGGAGCTATCGCGATTTGCCAGTGCGTATTGCTGAGCTCGGCACAATGCACCGCTACGAGATGTCGGGTGCACTTACCGGCTTGCACCGTGTTAGAGCGATGACACTGAACGACGCGCATATCTTCTGTCGCGTTGATCAAATTAAAGAAGAATTTACGAGAGTTGTGAATTTGATTCGTCAAGTATACGAAGACTTCGGAATTAAGGAATATCGTTTCCGGTTGTCCTACCGTGATCCGAAGGATACAGAGAAATACTGGCCAGACGATGAAATGTGGGAAACCTCTCAAAGAATGCTTCGCGAAGTTGTTGAAGAGCTTGGTCTTCCATTCTTCGAGGCTGAAGGTGAAGCAGCTTTCTATGGTCCGAAGCTCGATGTTCAAATTAAGACAGCTCTAGGAAAAGAAGAGACATTGTCTACGGCACAGCTTGACGTGTTGTTGCCTGAACGGTTCCAGCTTGAATATACAGGCGATGATGGGAAGAAGCATCGTCCAGTTGTAATCCACCGTGGTATTATTAGTACGATGGAACGGATGACTGCATTCCTGCTCGAAAACTTTGCCGGTGCTTTACCGGTATGGCTGTCGCCAGTTCAAGCGAAGCTCATTCCTGTCAGCACTGCTTTTGAAGCGTACGTGAAGGAAGTTGGAGAGAAGCTTCAACAAGCAGGTGTGCGTGTAGAGCTTGATTTGCGGAATGAAAAGCTCGGCTATAAAATTCGCGAAGCTCAGCTGGAGAAAGTGCCTTACATGCTGATCATCGGTGAAAATGAAGCTGAGAACGGCACTGTTTCTGTACGTCGCCGTGGCGAAGGTGATCTCGGTGCACAGTCTGTCGAAGAGTTCATTGCACGTATTACAGGTGAAATTTCATCGAAACGCGTCGACTAATGATGCTATAACAACATGAATCGACTTCGTTATCCACAAATGGTAAATATTCTCTTATTGCATCACTTATGATAAGATGAGTTTGAAATCAATTTGGCTTCTTATCGGGAGTGAAGGGTGATGGGTTTTCAATCGGGTGCGGACTTTTGCGAATCGTTCAATGGCGAAGAAGAGCTACTTGAGGAATTATATCGACAGATGCTTCGTGTCGTTCGACACAAGTTATGGCGCAAAGGTGATTCCAGTGACATTGTACAAGAAGCGTGGGTTCGCATCCTAGAAAACTATCCAACACTACGAGAAAAGGATAAGCTTGTACCTTGGGCCAAGACGATTGCCTCCAATTTGGCATCAAATGCAAATCGAAAGAAAAAGCTCGTATTTGAATGCGAGCTTGATGAACGAAGAGCTGCTGTACATGAACCGATCTTAGAATCAGACTTAACGATGGAATTGTCGGAGCTTTTGGGTTTACTTTCACCTAGAGCACGCACTTTGTTGCTGTATAAATTTTATTACGGCTTTAAGGATGCGGAAATAGCGGAGGCGCTGTCGTTACCAATAGGCACTGTGAAGGCTCAAATTCATCGTAGTAAATTGCGTTTAAGCAAGCTAGAACTTGGACGTTCAAACTCTAGTGAATCTTGATCGATTTATAAGTTTGTGGAAAGTTCGTGTACGTTAAAAACAAGCGATTATCGGCAGTGTCTTAGCCTGATAATCGCTTTTTTGTTTGCGGCTCAATGCATACTCCGACTTAAGACCGAGTATGGGGTACAACCTGCGCCGCTTCACAGTTTTACACATACTTAGTTATAATGAGTACATCACGTTGATCATTGGATCTTTAATGGAGGTTTTACCTATGCAGTCATCACATTGGCATAGATCAATTTGGGGTATTGTTGTTGTTGCGATCGGTGTCGTTTTCTTGTTGAACTATTTAGGAATAAGTACGATAAGTATCGGGGAGTTGTTCGGTACCTATTGGCCTGTATTTCTTATTATTGTGGGATTACAGGGCGGAGTGCTTCAACGCGGTGGGGGTTCATTCTGGAACATCATCGTAATGATGATAGGAGTCATTTTCCTGGGTCGTAATTTAGGTTGGTTTTCATGGGGGCTAGGAGATATATTTCGATTAGTATGGCCGGTTCTCATTATTGTGATCGGTATTCGAATGATTGTATGCAATGGAGGTTCGAAAAAGAAGCGGCATCGTGATCGTTCAGAAGAGCAGAATTGGAGTCCAATCACACCTCCTATTCCGCCGACCCCTCCAGGTCCGCCACCTGCACCGTCGCAATATGATGACTTTGATCGTAATGATATATTTTCGGGGTCGAGAGGTTCTAACCCTATTG is from Candidatus Cohnella colombiensis and encodes:
- the thrS gene encoding threonine--tRNA ligase, yielding MSVQVKFPDGAVRAYDKGVTIEDIAGSISSGLKKNAIAGKIDGKVVDLNYSIVEDVAVEIVTLDQADGLEVMRHSTAHLMAQAIKRIYGDDKVQLGIGPVIEDGFYYDIDMEQSITPEDLVKIEKEMEKIVKEDLSIVRREVSREEALRIFEEVADPYKLELIRDLPEDVAITIYDQGEFFDLCRGPHLPSTGKIKSFKLLSVAGAYWRGDSKNKMLQRIYGTAFAKKAQLDEHLHFLEEAKKRDHRKLGRELKMFTFNREVGQGLPLWLPYGAKVRQTLERYIVDLEEKLGYSHVYTPVLANVELYKISGHWEHYQEDMFPPMEMDNEELVLRPMNCPHHMMVYKSEMRSYRDLPVRIAELGTMHRYEMSGALTGLHRVRAMTLNDAHIFCRVDQIKEEFTRVVNLIRQVYEDFGIKEYRFRLSYRDPKDTEKYWPDDEMWETSQRMLREVVEELGLPFFEAEGEAAFYGPKLDVQIKTALGKEETLSTAQLDVLLPERFQLEYTGDDGKKHRPVVIHRGIISTMERMTAFLLENFAGALPVWLSPVQAKLIPVSTAFEAYVKEVGEKLQQAGVRVELDLRNEKLGYKIREAQLEKVPYMLIIGENEAENGTVSVRRRGEGDLGAQSVEEFIARITGEISSKRVD
- a CDS encoding sigma-70 family RNA polymerase sigma factor, coding for MGFQSGADFCESFNGEEELLEELYRQMLRVVRHKLWRKGDSSDIVQEAWVRILENYPTLREKDKLVPWAKTIASNLASNANRKKKLVFECELDERRAAVHEPILESDLTMELSELLGLLSPRARTLLLYKFYYGFKDAEIAEALSLPIGTVKAQIHRSKLRLSKLELGRSNSSES